The Listeria monocytogenes genome window below encodes:
- the rplS gene encoding 50S ribosomal protein L19 — MNKLIDEITKSQLNPDVPNFRPGDTVRVHAKVVEGTRERIQLFEGVVIKRRGAGISETFTVRKISNSVGVERTFPVHTPRIAKLEVIRRGKVRRAKLYYLRNLRGKAARIKEIR, encoded by the coding sequence ATGAACAAACTGATTGATGAAATCACAAAAAGTCAACTAAACCCAGATGTTCCAAATTTCCGTCCGGGTGATACTGTACGTGTACATGCGAAAGTAGTCGAAGGTACTCGCGAACGTATCCAATTATTCGAAGGCGTTGTAATCAAACGTCGCGGAGCTGGAATCAGCGAAACTTTCACTGTTCGTAAAATTTCTAACAGTGTTGGCGTGGAACGTACTTTCCCAGTACATACTCCACGTATCGCAAAATTAGAAGTTATCCGTCGTGGTAAAGTACGTCGTGCGAAACTTTACTACCTACGTAACCTACGTGGTAAAGCGGCTCGTATTAAAGAAATTCGTTAA